The following are from one region of the Ruficoccus sp. ZRK36 genome:
- a CDS encoding biopolymer transporter ExbD, which produces MKTHRPETPDQAMDITPMIDVVFLLIVFFMVVAAAVTQKVEIIMPQADQSVVPEDNSRRLEVTVVENGEAFIGMMPVTLDELSERIRIDNQEIPGFRVYVRADANTPHEYIQVIMKTCAENGVFDIIFATLQS; this is translated from the coding sequence ATGAAAACACATCGCCCCGAAACGCCCGACCAAGCCATGGACATCACGCCGATGATCGACGTGGTGTTCCTGCTGATCGTGTTCTTCATGGTTGTGGCCGCGGCGGTTACCCAAAAGGTCGAGATCATCATGCCCCAGGCGGACCAGTCAGTGGTCCCTGAGGACAATAGCCGCCGCCTCGAAGTTACCGTGGTTGAAAACGGCGAGGCTTTCATTGGCATGATGCCCGTCACTCTGGATGAGCTCTCTGAGCGTATCCGGATCGACAATCAGGAGATACCCGGTTTTCGCGTCTACGTCCGTGCGGATGCTAACACACCGCACGAGTACATTCAGGTCATTATGAAGACCTGCGCCGAGAACGGGGTTTTCGATATTATCTTCGCCACGCTTCAGAGTTAG
- a CDS encoding tetratricopeptide repeat protein, whose product MMTSFLKTALTLAVVAVALPAQGQNYVQQYGSQPVPIVNRTGGASNKLYLMGLEGNELVFRYNPANPQEIILPLNTPGLSLLYTPPKEYESQLSMIKAGSYDRAVEGMREYAYPLVRFLQVPASNINIHPIVDRFIFALANSSYLDESAALMESLPLPKLDPQYLDYAFTVTEKLVEAGKTEEALRLLNRIPLNKNNEALLPKVMRFANSLRESGNTSEALFLYQRIQDIPGTKVQKEAMLWTAYCNVEDGRAQTAELFVEKAGQIGPDERAFSLQKLVQGLIAMAVGNTDAAMGSISQGVVAADISYPWTPELFYRSGTLYQQIGRPAVARQIYGEVDLFFGSTPWGEKSREQMAKLPKGS is encoded by the coding sequence GTGATGACTTCTTTCCTGAAAACCGCTTTGACGCTGGCCGTCGTCGCCGTGGCCCTTCCCGCACAGGGGCAGAATTACGTGCAGCAATACGGCTCGCAGCCTGTGCCCATCGTTAACAGAACCGGTGGCGCCAGCAATAAACTGTACCTGATGGGCCTGGAGGGCAACGAGCTGGTCTTCCGCTATAACCCGGCCAACCCGCAGGAGATCATCCTCCCCCTGAATACGCCCGGCCTGTCTCTCCTCTACACGCCCCCGAAGGAATACGAGAGCCAGTTGAGCATGATCAAGGCCGGCAGCTATGACCGGGCTGTCGAGGGCATGCGCGAATACGCCTACCCGCTGGTGCGCTTCTTGCAGGTGCCGGCGAGCAATATCAATATCCACCCCATCGTCGACCGCTTCATCTTTGCGCTGGCCAACAGTAGCTACCTCGATGAGTCCGCGGCGTTGATGGAGTCCCTGCCGCTGCCCAAGCTCGACCCGCAGTACCTCGACTATGCCTTTACCGTGACCGAGAAGCTCGTTGAGGCGGGCAAGACCGAAGAGGCCCTGCGCCTGTTGAATCGCATCCCGTTGAATAAAAACAACGAGGCTCTGCTGCCCAAGGTCATGCGCTTCGCCAACAGCCTGCGCGAGAGCGGTAACACCTCCGAAGCTCTTTTCCTCTACCAGCGCATCCAGGACATCCCCGGCACCAAGGTGCAAAAGGAGGCCATGCTATGGACCGCTTACTGCAATGTCGAAGATGGGCGCGCCCAGACGGCCGAGCTGTTTGTCGAAAAGGCCGGTCAGATCGGCCCCGACGAGCGGGCCTTCTCCCTGCAAAAGCTTGTTCAGGGCCTGATCGCCATGGCCGTAGGTAACACCGACGCAGCGATGGGCAGCATCAGCCAGGGCGTTGTCGCCGCCGATATCAGCTACCCGTGGACCCCCGAGCTGTTTTACCGCTCCGGTACACTTTATCAGCAAATCGGGCGTCCCGCCGTTGCCCGTCAGATTTACGGCGAGGTCGATTTGTTCTTCGGCAGCACCCCCTGGGGTGAAAAGAGCCGCGAGCAGATGGCCAAACTCCCCAAGGGCAGCTAA
- a CDS encoding MotA/TolQ/ExbB proton channel family protein, giving the protein MYDLKKLITMLSLGLAALIAVPLPALAQEADDAAQTEQAAEADAQADAAASKSLWDLFKAGGNAMWVLLALSVSGVGLIIYNLLMIRTKPFLRPDLAEKLSPALENLQFDEARKICDENPSVLTNIVSAGLERIDGQHIDPDSMKEAMEEASTEELAAPFVMINMLSVVATLSPMVGLLGTVSGMVKAFNAIATQGMGNPQMLADNISEALITTASGLIVAIPAMFFYIVFKNIYGKITSRVDRSVGDLFHDMMKGIRRHAS; this is encoded by the coding sequence ATGTACGACCTTAAGAAACTGATCACCATGCTCTCGCTGGGACTGGCTGCGCTGATCGCTGTGCCACTGCCCGCGCTTGCCCAGGAGGCCGATGACGCCGCTCAGACCGAGCAGGCCGCCGAAGCAGATGCTCAGGCTGACGCTGCCGCCAGCAAGTCCCTCTGGGACCTGTTCAAGGCTGGTGGCAATGCCATGTGGGTGCTGCTGGCCCTGTCCGTCAGTGGCGTTGGCCTGATCATTTACAATCTGCTCATGATCCGCACCAAGCCGTTCCTGCGCCCGGATCTGGCCGAAAAGCTGAGCCCCGCTCTGGAGAATCTCCAGTTCGACGAAGCCCGCAAGATTTGCGACGAGAACCCCTCCGTGCTGACCAATATCGTCAGTGCCGGTCTGGAGCGTATCGACGGTCAGCACATTGACCCGGACTCGATGAAGGAAGCGATGGAAGAAGCCTCCACTGAAGAGCTCGCTGCTCCGTTTGTCATGATCAACATGCTCTCCGTGGTCGCCACGCTGTCCCCGATGGTCGGGCTGCTCGGTACGGTTTCCGGTATGGTGAAGGCCTTTAACGCTATCGCCACCCAGGGCATGGGTAACCCGCAGATGCTCGCCGATAACATTTCTGAGGCCCTTATTACCACGGCCTCCGGTCTGATCGTCGCCATCCCGGCCATGTTCTTCTACATCGTTTTCAAGAATATCTACGGCAAGATTACCTCTCGTGTGGACCGGTCCGTTGGTGACCTCTTCCATGACATGATGAAGGGTATCCGCCGTCACGCCTCCTGA
- a CDS encoding LptF/LptG family permease produces the protein MKRAANVFAILLHRYIFRSVLMATVMAVAMFVFVLVAGNAIKEVFSLLASGRVGWGQFIYLMAILIPRVIPYALPLGILTGVLLVLGRLSAQGEILAMKAAGISLWRIAAPIFLIAMGGTAFAVAIGFYYAPMADTLYKRSLANVVREDPLRFFQPKTFVKEFPGYVFYFESREGSTVKNLRTWLIGDKGKMTRYLTSNSGVISFDAERDAIRLTVEQGSGEGRSESDAEDAGGIQSLAAEQLSFSLSLDALFGERSKERKLSYLNLNELLGKRQHYIENEEGLDEETQTARINQVQTAIQKKAAMGVAVLSLCAIAIPLGIKASRSETYANLALALGLALTYFFLLVVVSWLEGKPSLRPDLLIWVPNLLYQGLGFYLLSRVNRN, from the coding sequence GTGAAACGGGCAGCCAATGTTTTCGCCATCCTCCTGCATCGGTACATTTTTCGTTCAGTGCTGATGGCGACGGTTATGGCCGTCGCCATGTTTGTGTTCGTCCTGGTCGCGGGTAACGCGATCAAAGAAGTGTTTAGCCTGCTGGCCTCTGGCCGCGTGGGCTGGGGGCAGTTCATCTACCTGATGGCCATCCTGATCCCGCGCGTGATCCCCTACGCACTGCCGCTGGGCATCCTGACGGGCGTCCTGCTGGTGCTCGGACGTCTCTCCGCTCAAGGAGAAATCCTCGCCATGAAAGCCGCCGGAATCAGCCTGTGGCGCATCGCAGCCCCGATTTTCCTCATCGCCATGGGCGGCACGGCCTTTGCGGTCGCGATCGGCTTCTACTACGCGCCCATGGCCGACACGCTCTACAAGCGCTCACTGGCCAACGTCGTGCGCGAGGACCCGCTACGATTTTTCCAGCCCAAGACCTTCGTCAAAGAGTTCCCCGGTTACGTCTTCTACTTCGAGTCGCGCGAAGGCTCGACCGTGAAGAACCTGCGCACCTGGCTGATCGGAGACAAAGGCAAGATGACCCGTTACCTGACCAGCAACTCGGGGGTGATCAGCTTTGACGCAGAAAGAGACGCCATCCGCCTGACTGTCGAGCAAGGCTCTGGAGAAGGCCGCAGCGAAAGTGATGCCGAGGATGCCGGTGGCATTCAATCCCTCGCCGCCGAGCAACTCAGCTTCAGCCTCTCGCTGGACGCGCTTTTCGGAGAGCGCAGCAAGGAACGCAAGCTCTCCTACCTCAACCTCAATGAGCTGCTGGGCAAGCGGCAGCACTACATCGAGAACGAGGAAGGGCTCGACGAGGAGACCCAGACGGCACGGATTAACCAAGTGCAGACAGCCATTCAGAAAAAGGCCGCCATGGGCGTCGCCGTGCTCTCTCTGTGCGCCATTGCCATCCCACTGGGCATCAAGGCCAGCCGCTCCGAGACCTACGCCAACCTCGCTCTCGCTCTCGGCCTGGCTCTCACCTATTTCTTCCTGCTCGTCGTCGTATCCTGGCTTGAGGGCAAGCCCAGCCTACGCCCCGACCTGCTGATCTGGGTGCCAAACCTGCTCTATCAGGGGCTCGGTTTCTACCTGCTCAGCCGCGTCAACCGCAACTAA
- a CDS encoding biopolymer transporter ExbD codes for MSKRKRVNALAEEDKTDLTPMIDVVFLLLAFFMVTTNFQEEADLGLKLPANLPPPKNVELPNEHVVDIEPSGDVFLNGAPMDNVNSRTMPELVSTLKRLKASADRGDIRTSVTIVASPASLHQRSIDVLNACASAQIKFVSFSAE; via the coding sequence ATGTCCAAGAGAAAACGCGTCAACGCCCTCGCCGAAGAGGACAAGACAGACCTCACGCCGATGATCGACGTGGTGTTCCTGCTGCTTGCCTTCTTCATGGTGACGACGAACTTCCAGGAAGAGGCAGACCTCGGCCTGAAGCTCCCCGCTAACCTGCCTCCGCCCAAAAACGTGGAGCTGCCCAACGAGCACGTGGTGGATATCGAGCCCAGCGGCGATGTCTTCCTCAACGGGGCGCCGATGGACAACGTCAACAGCCGGACGATGCCCGAGTTGGTCAGTACCCTTAAGCGCCTCAAAGCCTCGGCAGACCGTGGTGACATCCGTACATCTGTCACCATCGTAGCCTCCCCGGCGTCGCTGCACCAGCGCTCGATCGACGTGCTCAATGCCTGCGCCTCCGCGCAGATTAAATTCGTATCTTTTTCCGCTGAGTAA
- a CDS encoding tetratricopeptide repeat protein produces MTLTELQKETGDLIEHRDYMGARPYLQEMIKRFEGESEDMRQSLNGVYFYMGVGYLVEYGEENDTKFLQEAIKWFQRLNKEFPNGSFAVTANLAMADALRGLQKFNEAGEVYAKLLSPPLEMRLDSDQRIEALRNIVGSFYISKNWNAGLKWFKLYLDEARTVDDEAKAAAALMEAYIAQGKFDDTMKLLPYLVSESPARYSLQLNVALLEAGDKLSKLQRFNEAMLMYRMVLTVQEIVDWQQDYLASLQRQLNLLKLSTQEGEQLAELETSVLNTEAQIGALKKIKDYTPELKVRIARTFLLTGRDWESFFAYKELVKDYPNHPAAQDFLYAAFSAATELKLTDEVIAMGETYVGNKSWKKYADDIIVRLCQFYLDKNQYEDFFDLARGFLAEKPESEYASQIIFMMGATYVKLERFGDLIEQFNGYLKKYPKGIMSEGCHYWIGLADIFLGDYKDAIEHFSVMIQYYNTGAYAEDSLYRRGICYFGVENYKGAEQDFLTFIKKYPNSNLRGEVEYFLADIYATTGNLKPALMHYSEVEKYTDSESFIRNAYFQKGDLLESNHRYDEMARNFQDYMDKYREQGDFTGALFELGRARELQGRPQEMLAEYLKGVKRFGNDPQAYGVDLILEVYGQKYAENRAQIDETLAFLEKVKNDKAFREKIITDRQYLFDYLRANPMIKQDIQEAFYSKEFRVGLRENMSPVDKWLEQVRAVDADFPKEDPATTLTKMYREAESQGENTLALRLAMTLDGLDAPADDGRIYTDQDLAYASPQTLIWIGKQAEEFDQLLSRQAYLTVLESHPDAYESRLKAYLALGNLSMKQNQWNEAIGYFNEAQAQFPGAPDVVLAAMGEADAMRQQGDIDGARGKYQQIISRREWRGEYQAEALYKTGLTYMEEKDWPSAQAFFERVYIGYAGFPEWASASYFQSGQALESLGRRDDARRTYDEFLSNPSLENTPYYDKIKQARSAL; encoded by the coding sequence ATGACCCTTACCGAGCTCCAGAAGGAGACGGGAGACCTCATTGAGCACCGTGACTACATGGGTGCCCGGCCCTACCTGCAGGAGATGATCAAGCGCTTCGAGGGCGAGAGCGAGGATATGCGCCAGAGCCTTAACGGCGTCTACTTCTACATGGGGGTTGGCTACCTGGTCGAATACGGCGAGGAAAATGACACCAAGTTCCTCCAGGAAGCCATCAAGTGGTTCCAGCGCCTGAACAAGGAATTTCCCAACGGCTCGTTTGCCGTTACCGCAAATCTGGCCATGGCCGATGCCCTGCGTGGGCTCCAGAAGTTTAACGAAGCCGGTGAGGTCTACGCCAAGCTGCTCTCGCCCCCGCTGGAAATGCGCCTGGACTCTGACCAGCGGATCGAGGCTCTGCGCAATATCGTGGGCTCTTTCTACATCTCGAAGAACTGGAATGCCGGGCTGAAGTGGTTCAAGCTCTACCTGGACGAGGCCCGTACCGTGGATGATGAGGCCAAGGCCGCGGCCGCTCTGATGGAAGCCTACATCGCTCAGGGCAAGTTTGACGATACAATGAAGCTGCTGCCCTATCTGGTCAGTGAATCGCCCGCCCGCTACAGCCTTCAGCTCAACGTTGCCCTGCTCGAGGCCGGGGATAAACTTTCCAAGCTCCAGCGCTTTAATGAGGCCATGCTCATGTACCGCATGGTGCTCACCGTGCAGGAGATTGTGGACTGGCAGCAGGACTACCTGGCCAGCCTGCAGCGCCAGCTCAACCTGCTGAAACTTTCCACCCAGGAGGGCGAGCAGCTTGCCGAGCTGGAAACCTCCGTCCTCAATACCGAGGCCCAGATCGGTGCCCTGAAGAAGATCAAGGACTACACCCCCGAGCTTAAAGTGCGTATCGCGCGCACCTTCCTGCTGACCGGGCGCGATTGGGAGTCGTTTTTCGCTTATAAGGAGCTGGTCAAGGACTACCCGAACCACCCCGCCGCGCAGGACTTCCTCTATGCTGCTTTCAGTGCTGCCACTGAGCTCAAGCTGACCGATGAGGTCATCGCCATGGGTGAAACCTACGTCGGGAATAAGTCGTGGAAAAAGTACGCCGACGACATTATCGTCCGGCTTTGCCAGTTCTACCTGGATAAAAACCAGTACGAAGACTTTTTCGATCTGGCGCGTGGGTTCCTGGCTGAAAAGCCCGAGTCCGAGTATGCCAGCCAGATCATCTTCATGATGGGCGCGACCTACGTGAAGCTTGAGCGCTTCGGCGACCTCATTGAGCAGTTCAACGGCTACCTTAAAAAGTACCCCAAGGGCATCATGTCCGAAGGCTGCCACTACTGGATCGGCCTGGCGGATATCTTCCTGGGCGACTATAAGGATGCGATCGAGCACTTCAGCGTCATGATCCAGTATTACAATACGGGCGCCTACGCTGAGGACTCTCTCTACCGCCGCGGTATCTGCTATTTCGGGGTCGAGAACTACAAGGGCGCCGAGCAGGACTTCCTCACTTTCATCAAGAAGTACCCGAACAGCAATCTGCGCGGGGAGGTCGAGTACTTCCTGGCCGATATTTACGCCACCACGGGTAACCTCAAGCCGGCGTTGATGCACTACTCCGAGGTGGAGAAGTACACCGACTCCGAGAGCTTTATCCGCAACGCCTACTTCCAGAAGGGCGACTTGCTGGAGAGCAATCACCGCTACGACGAGATGGCTCGCAACTTCCAGGACTACATGGATAAGTACCGCGAGCAGGGGGACTTCACCGGCGCACTGTTCGAGCTGGGCCGCGCCCGCGAGCTGCAGGGCCGCCCGCAGGAAATGCTCGCCGAGTACCTCAAGGGTGTAAAACGCTTTGGTAATGATCCCCAAGCCTACGGGGTGGACCTCATCCTGGAGGTTTATGGACAGAAGTACGCTGAGAATCGTGCCCAGATCGACGAGACCCTCGCCTTCCTGGAAAAGGTCAAAAACGACAAGGCCTTCCGCGAAAAGATCATCACCGACCGCCAATACCTTTTCGATTACCTCCGGGCAAACCCGATGATCAAGCAGGACATCCAGGAAGCCTTCTACTCGAAGGAGTTCCGCGTTGGCCTGCGTGAGAACATGAGCCCGGTCGATAAGTGGCTGGAGCAGGTGCGCGCCGTTGATGCCGATTTCCCGAAAGAAGACCCTGCCACCACGCTGACCAAGATGTACCGCGAGGCGGAATCCCAGGGTGAGAATACGCTGGCATTGCGCCTGGCGATGACCCTGGACGGCCTCGACGCACCTGCGGATGACGGCCGCATCTATACCGATCAGGATCTTGCCTATGCCAGCCCGCAGACTTTGATCTGGATCGGCAAGCAGGCTGAGGAATTCGACCAGCTCCTTTCCCGTCAGGCTTACCTGACCGTGCTTGAGAGCCACCCGGATGCCTACGAGAGCCGCCTCAAGGCCTATCTCGCCCTGGGTAACCTCAGCATGAAGCAGAATCAGTGGAACGAGGCGATCGGCTACTTCAATGAGGCTCAGGCCCAGTTCCCCGGTGCCCCGGATGTGGTGTTGGCTGCCATGGGCGAGGCCGATGCCATGCGCCAGCAGGGCGATATCGATGGTGCCCGCGGGAAGTACCAGCAGATTATTTCACGCCGTGAATGGCGCGGTGAGTATCAGGCTGAGGCTCTCTACAAGACCGGCCTGACCTATATGGAGGAGAAGGACTGGCCCTCGGCACAGGCTTTCTTCGAACGCGTTTACATCGGCTACGCCGGATTCCCCGAGTGGGCGTCTGCCTCATACTTTCAGAGTGGTCAGGCGTTGGAAAGCCTGGGTCGCCGCGACGATGCCCGCCGCACCTACGACGAGTTCCTTTCCAATCCCTCCCTCGAAAACACCCCTTACTACGATAAAATCAAACAAGCGAGGTCGGCCCTGTGA